One Xiphophorus maculatus strain JP 163 A chromosome 9, X_maculatus-5.0-male, whole genome shotgun sequence DNA segment encodes these proteins:
- the LOC102227082 gene encoding insulin-like growth factor-binding protein 1, with protein MLAMRGLRHVAVAVAVCSLLVTVTLGSPVVGSEPIRCAPCTPERLSQCPAVAPGCAEVLREPGCGCCLACALKAGELCGIYTAPCGSGLRCTPRPGDPRPLHSLTRGQAVCTESAAPAPTPEPQTQDQGEPDAEMDNSAITGSSYLPGLPFDPRAVTEAQESMKAKLIAIRRKLVEQGPCHLELVTALDKITKSQEKQGEKFTKFYLPNCDKRGLYKPKQCESSLDGQKGRCWCVNTWNGKLLSSSDLPADAECP; from the exons ATGTTGGCTATGCGTGGATTGAGGCACGTAGCTGTGGCAGTGGCTGTGTGCTCGCTGCTCGTTACGGTGACGCTGGGGTCCCCGGTGGTGGGGTCAGAACCGATCCGATGCGCCCCGTGCACCCCGGAACGACTGAGCCAGTGTCCGGCGGTGGCGCCCGGTTGTGCCGAGGTGCTGCGGGAGCCCGGATGCGGATGCTGCCTCGCCTGCGCCCTGAAGGCAGGGGAGCTGTGCGGGATCTACACGGCGCCGTGCGGCTCCGGATTGAGATGCACCCCGAGACCCGGCGACCCCCGGCCACTGCATTCCCTCACCCGCGGACAGGCCGTATGCACGGAGAGCGCTGCGCCGGCGCCCACCCCGGAGCCCCAGACTCAAG ACCAGGGAGAGCCAGACGCTGAGATGGACAACTCAGCCATCACCGGCTCCAGCTACCTCCCCGGTCTCCCCTTTGACCCGCGGGCTGTGACTGAGGCTCAGGAGAGCATGAAAGCCAAACTCATCGCCATTCGCAGGAAActggtggagcag GGTCCTTGTCATCTGGAATTGGTGACTGCTTTGGACAAGATTACCAAATCCCAAGAGAAACAAGGAGAGAAGTTCACCAAATTTTACCTCCCCAACTGTGACAAGCGTGGCCTTTACAAACCCAAGCAG TGTGAATCATCTCTGGACGGACAAAAGGGGCGATGTTGGTGCGTGAACACCTGGAATGGCAAGCTTTTAAGTTCCAGCGACCTGCCTGCAGATGCCGAGTGTCCTTAA